One Streptomyces sp. NBC_01237 genomic region harbors:
- a CDS encoding trypco2 family protein, giving the protein MTDENTHALDGIELADAVESIRNQLVEAATRATDHPVSFAVGDIQMEFTLELRKEARAGGKVKAWVVEAGADASRATGRTHKVAFTLTPRNTVTGEAWEIGHEDEGSTAHFGGGPARP; this is encoded by the coding sequence ATGACCGACGAGAACACCCACGCGCTGGACGGCATCGAGCTCGCCGACGCCGTCGAATCCATCCGCAACCAGCTCGTCGAGGCGGCGACCCGGGCCACGGACCACCCCGTCTCCTTCGCGGTCGGCGACATCCAGATGGAGTTCACCCTCGAACTCCGCAAGGAGGCCAGAGCGGGCGGCAAGGTGAAGGCGTGGGTGGTGGAGGCGGGCGCCGACGCGTCCCGCGCCACCGGACGTACGCACAAGGTCGCCTTCACGCTGACCCCCCGCAACACCGTGACCGGAGAAGCGTGGGAGATCGGCCATGAGGACGAGGGCAGTACCGCGCACTTCGGGGGAGGGCCGGCGCGACCGTGA
- a CDS encoding NACHT domain-containing protein, with translation MRPADRTVVVSGALQGSGVLLSDRLILTCAHVVKNGTHCYAAHPLRGRVRATVAWIDHALDAALLRTTAPMLPVDPVRLGLLDTQQAIPGCEITGFPRIQRYGTEKHMEADQYTATVLPLAGRMRDLLVCELDRPPAPRPDGEPSVLAGLSGGPVFAGDVLLGIARQIPDGRGGRRVECVPLGGLLGAKPFQLVCRQSGMDPRHERVHGHFPVDLRYGEEYADAIGAAYRRTKIFGLDELGRHDAEWDLDTAYLSLEAQAPAGRTAKHAPTPPQRIDALLTDRPRVLLRGEAGAGKTTLLWWLAAHASARTLDGALAPLNGLVPFVVPLRTLRARGGTFPGPAQLADAAGLVVDRAPEGWAGRVLESGRALLLVDGLDEVPPEDREQAHSWLSQLLRRYPDTRCVATVRPLAVEPDWLRSEGFEELRLLAMRDEDIQAFVASWHRAARLTEADDRERLDELEGDLSRQFDRNPGLRELARTPLLCAVICALHRRREGFLPETRWKLYRSSLEMLLGHRDRRRRIGDPEGIEMDVEEHTQLLQRLAVWLVREGQSEFTREQALRQLARGLTGMERVSAQGPPEKILTHLLNRSGLLQEHSDDTYQFVHRTFQDFLAAKELIEDDHLNELLRHADEEAWQDVILLAAGHCSRHQLALLVGGLLDTGLKYGERTTARTDLYVLAALCGQHAAWLDGAVRERVRHTLRALFPPTDDGQVQALAQLGDAALSFLPPPESVAVDDPLAQHVVQLLSRVGGRAAIPYARDWSAVHPAGAVALAVDWSAFPAREFAEDVLAHWDLTQRYIVAQRAQLHALRHLPTLRHLALLGDLLEEELRAALVDVKLASLQLHVNRRIADLSSLSTQSDTLEHLGLTRCTAVESLMPLTALSVLDTLHVHMGRRAADFLSPVPHIERLTHLEISGLESSELSALPVHTGVDHLSVETNRAAVLDGLAAWESLSRLKIGQVGSLDHLLTALRTSPRITWLELDSLPWEYPAFSVAPVTSLRILSVPAPRDGGHLTAVGRLFPGLTHLILTPATSTGELDLTPLHRWPDLRVTIHGSHFSALLGREELGPRLQVLPK, from the coding sequence GTGCGGCCCGCCGACCGTACGGTCGTGGTCTCCGGCGCCCTCCAGGGCAGCGGTGTCCTGCTGTCCGACCGGCTGATCCTGACCTGTGCCCATGTCGTCAAGAACGGCACCCACTGCTACGCGGCTCACCCCCTCCGGGGCCGGGTCCGCGCGACCGTCGCCTGGATCGACCACGCCCTGGACGCCGCGCTGCTCCGGACCACCGCTCCGATGCTGCCCGTGGACCCCGTACGGCTCGGCCTCCTCGACACCCAGCAGGCGATCCCCGGCTGCGAGATCACCGGATTCCCCCGCATCCAGCGGTACGGCACCGAGAAGCACATGGAGGCCGACCAGTACACCGCGACGGTGCTTCCTCTCGCGGGGCGGATGCGTGACCTGCTGGTCTGCGAACTCGACCGGCCGCCGGCCCCCCGCCCGGACGGCGAGCCCTCCGTGCTGGCCGGTCTCTCCGGCGGGCCGGTATTCGCCGGGGACGTCCTGCTCGGCATCGCCCGCCAGATCCCCGACGGGCGCGGCGGACGGCGGGTCGAGTGCGTGCCGCTCGGCGGCCTGCTCGGCGCGAAGCCCTTCCAGCTCGTCTGCCGCCAGTCCGGCATGGACCCGCGCCACGAACGCGTACACGGCCACTTCCCGGTGGACCTGCGGTACGGGGAGGAGTACGCGGACGCGATCGGCGCCGCGTACCGGCGTACGAAGATCTTCGGGCTGGACGAACTGGGCCGGCACGACGCGGAATGGGACCTGGACACCGCCTACCTCAGCCTGGAGGCGCAGGCACCGGCGGGCCGGACGGCGAAGCACGCGCCCACTCCGCCGCAGCGGATCGACGCCCTGCTCACCGACCGCCCCCGGGTCCTGCTGCGGGGCGAGGCGGGCGCCGGGAAGACCACCCTGCTGTGGTGGCTGGCCGCCCATGCCTCGGCCCGCACCCTGGACGGCGCGCTGGCCCCGCTGAACGGCCTGGTGCCCTTCGTGGTGCCGCTGCGCACCCTGCGGGCCCGTGGCGGTACGTTCCCGGGGCCCGCGCAGTTGGCCGACGCGGCCGGTCTGGTGGTCGACCGGGCCCCCGAGGGATGGGCCGGCCGGGTCCTGGAGTCGGGCCGGGCGCTGCTGCTGGTCGACGGACTGGACGAGGTGCCGCCGGAGGACCGGGAACAGGCGCACAGCTGGCTGTCCCAGTTACTGCGCCGCTACCCGGACACGCGGTGCGTCGCGACCGTCCGGCCGCTCGCCGTGGAGCCGGACTGGCTGCGCTCGGAGGGATTCGAGGAGCTGCGGCTGCTGGCGATGCGGGACGAGGACATCCAGGCGTTCGTGGCCTCCTGGCACCGGGCGGCCCGGCTGACCGAGGCGGACGACCGGGAGCGGCTGGACGAGCTGGAGGGCGACCTGTCCCGGCAGTTCGACCGGAACCCCGGTCTGCGCGAGCTGGCCCGCACCCCGCTGCTCTGCGCGGTGATCTGCGCCCTGCACCGCCGCCGCGAGGGGTTCCTCCCCGAGACCCGCTGGAAGCTGTACCGCTCGTCCCTGGAGATGCTGCTCGGCCACCGGGACCGGCGCCGCCGCATCGGGGACCCCGAGGGCATCGAGATGGACGTCGAGGAGCACACCCAGCTCCTCCAGCGCCTCGCCGTCTGGCTGGTCCGCGAGGGCCAGTCCGAGTTCACCCGCGAACAGGCCCTGCGCCAGCTGGCCCGTGGCCTGACCGGAATGGAGCGGGTGAGCGCTCAGGGGCCGCCCGAGAAGATCCTCACCCATCTCCTCAACCGCAGCGGTCTCCTCCAGGAGCACAGCGACGACACCTACCAGTTCGTCCACCGCACCTTCCAGGACTTCCTCGCCGCGAAGGAGCTCATCGAGGACGACCACCTGAACGAGCTGCTGCGCCACGCGGACGAGGAAGCCTGGCAGGACGTGATCCTGCTGGCTGCGGGGCATTGCAGCCGCCACCAGCTCGCTCTGCTGGTGGGTGGTCTGCTGGACACGGGCCTGAAGTACGGGGAACGGACGACGGCCCGCACCGACCTCTACGTCCTGGCCGCTCTGTGCGGGCAGCACGCGGCCTGGCTCGACGGTGCGGTACGGGAACGGGTCCGGCACACCCTGCGAGCGCTGTTCCCGCCCACCGACGACGGCCAGGTGCAGGCGCTCGCCCAGCTCGGCGATGCGGCACTGTCCTTCCTGCCGCCGCCCGAGAGCGTGGCGGTCGACGACCCGCTCGCCCAGCACGTGGTGCAGCTGCTCAGCAGGGTCGGTGGCCGCGCGGCCATCCCCTACGCACGGGACTGGTCGGCCGTCCACCCGGCGGGGGCCGTGGCCTTGGCGGTGGACTGGTCCGCCTTCCCGGCACGGGAGTTCGCCGAAGACGTGCTGGCCCACTGGGACCTGACCCAGCGCTACATCGTGGCTCAGCGGGCACAGCTGCACGCTCTGCGCCATCTGCCGACCCTGCGACACCTCGCTCTCCTGGGTGATCTGCTGGAGGAGGAACTGCGTGCCGCGCTGGTGGATGTGAAGCTGGCAAGCCTGCAACTGCACGTGAACCGCCGTATCGCCGATCTCTCCTCCCTCAGCACGCAGAGCGACACCTTGGAGCATCTGGGGCTCACGAGGTGCACCGCCGTCGAAAGCCTCATGCCGCTCACGGCACTGAGCGTGCTCGACACACTGCACGTGCACATGGGTCGTCGTGCTGCCGACTTCCTGTCCCCGGTCCCGCACATCGAGCGGCTGACCCATCTGGAGATCAGCGGCCTCGAATCGAGTGAGTTGAGCGCACTACCGGTGCACACCGGAGTGGACCACCTGAGTGTGGAGACCAATCGGGCAGCGGTGTTGGACGGCCTGGCCGCATGGGAATCGCTCTCCAGGCTGAAGATCGGACAGGTCGGCTCACTCGACCACCTGCTGACAGCGCTGCGGACGAGTCCTCGGATCACCTGGCTCGAACTCGATTCGCTGCCCTGGGAGTACCCGGCCTTCAGCGTTGCCCCGGTCACATCGCTCAGGATCCTGAGCGTTCCGGCTCCCCGTGACGGCGGGCACCTGACCGCGGTCGGTCGGCTCTTCCCCGGCCTCACTCACCTGATACTGACCCCAGCCACGTCGACGGGGGAACTGGACCTCACTCCCCTGCACCGGTGGCCCGATTTGCGCGTGACGATCCACGGCAGCCATTTCAGTGCTCTTCTCGGACGGGAGGAGCTGGGCCCCCGGCTCCAGGTTCTCCCGAAGTGA